The nucleotide sequence CCGCTGGGCGGCTCGGCCGTGGCCAAGGTGAGGCAGTGCGCGCCGTCCCACACCACAAGGAACGCGGTCATGCCCAGGTCGGTGGAGACGGCGGTCAGGTGCGGCATGGCCGCCGCGCGCAGGTCCTGCTCCACCCGGCGGGCGAGGACGGCCAGGCCGGGGGCGGCGTGGACGCGGCCGAGGCCGTCGCGGCGCAGCAGGCCGTGGGCCTCGAAGGTGCGCAGCACGCGGTAGGCCACCGAGCGGTGGACCCCCAGACCGTCGGCGAGGTCGGCGATGGTGGGCGGCTCGGGCGCCTCCACGACCGTCTCGAGCAGCGTGAGCGCGCGGGAGAGCGTCTGGGAGGGCGCGCCCTCCCGGCCGGGGCCGCCGTCGTGCTCTGTCATCCGTGCTCCTCACCGCGTGTGCCGGACGCGACGCGCCCGGGGCGTCATAGACCCGCGCACCGATTGTGAACGCAGTCACGTCGGCGTACAGTCTGGCACACACGTGTTCCCAGGGGGAACGCCGTGTTCTCTGAGAGAACACACTCCGGGTGGCACGCGCGCCGCGCAGCGACATCCCCCGCAGCGAAAGGACCCCATGCTCTTCCACCACCACGGCTATGTCTCCACGAACCCGCGCGTCCAGGTGGCGGCCGGCATCGGCCTCGACCGCCCCGCCGAGCTGCCCGACGAGATGGACGTGCTGATCGTCGGCTCCGGCCCGGCCGGCATGATCGCCGCCGCCCAGCTCGCGATGTTCCCGGACGTCCACACCCGCATCATCGAGCGCCGCCCCCACCGCCTCGAGATCGGCCAGGCCGACGGCATCCAGGCCCGCTCCGTGGAGACCTTCCAGGCCTTCGGCTTCGCGAGCGAGATCATCGACGAGGCCTACGACCTGACCTCCATGGCGTTCTGGAACCCGGCCGCTGACGACGCGGACACGATCGTGCGCACCTCTCTGGCCGAGGACGACCCGGAGGGCATCTCCGAGTTCCCGCACCTGATCGTGAACCAGGCCCGCATCCTGGACTGGTTCGCCGAGTACATGAAGAACTCCCCCACCCGCGCGGAGCCGGACTACGGCTGGGCGTTCGAGGGCCTCGAGGACACGACCGAGGGCGAGTACCCCGTGCTCGTGACCCTGCGCCGCACCGTGGACGCCGAGGGCAACGCCCTCGAGGACCCGGCCTCGGGCCCGACCCGCCAGGTGCGTGCCAAGTACGTGGTGGGCGCGGACGGGGCGGGCTCCCGCGTCCGCAAGTCGATCGGCCACGCCCTGTCCGGCGACGCCGCGAACCACGCGTGGGGCGTCATGGACGCACTGGCCGACACGAACTTCCCGGACATCCGCACCAAGTGCGCGATCCACTCGTCCAGCGGCTCGATCCTCCTGATCCCGCGCGAGGGCGGCCACCTGTTCCGCATGTACGTGGACCTGGGCGAGGTCCCGGCGGACGACAACCACAAGGTGCGCCAGACCCCGCTCGAGGAGA is from Micrococcus luteus NCTC 2665 and encodes:
- a CDS encoding IclR family transcriptional regulator; the encoded protein is MTEHDGGPGREGAPSQTLSRALTLLETVVEAPEPPTIADLADGLGVHRSVAYRVLRTFEAHGLLRRDGLGRVHAAPGLAVLARRVEQDLRAAAMPHLTAVSTDLGMTAFLVVWDGAHCLTLATAEPPSGNLVTQRPGTRHPLGVGAPGMAIAVALPGQEWVRLHGDAPPERPELEDVRERGWAVSTDEVITGVSSVAVPLQAPGQLPAALAVVYATRPEDPARLGDRLEQAARAVAAEFGAA